A stretch of Fusarium poae strain DAOMC 252244 chromosome 2, whole genome shotgun sequence DNA encodes these proteins:
- a CDS encoding hypothetical protein (TransMembrane:1 (o45-68i)) has translation MSQTTDPFPLASEVYNDAPSADTGTDAGAAGDSSGNSISISQGGMIAIVIVVVVVSLVGISTAALFFIAKKREWTMRETLRKSARKVVTALTPRRTEFPSSVKDGPIPTHRNRTRIEDDVPPTPRIRPEDLEKGLAQAKAKRKEKKWTRK, from the exons ATGTCTCAAACAACTGACCCTTTCCCATTGGCATCGGAAGTATACAATGATGCCCCAAGTGCAGACACTGGCACCGATGCCGGTGCTGCTGGTGACAGTTCAGGaaactccatctccatctcacAAGGCGGCATGATCGCCAtcgttattgttgttgttgttgtcagtCTAGTTGGTA TCTCTACAGCTGCTCTTTTCTTTATTGCAAAGAAGCGTGAATGGACAATGCGAGAGACGCTTAGAAAGTCTGCCCGCAAGGTTGTCACCGCTCTCACACCCCGAAGAACAGAGTTCCCATCTTCAGTCAAGGACGGGCCTATTCCAACTCATCGCAATCGTACACGGATTGAAGACGATGTCCCCCCAACACCAAGAATTCGACCTGAAGATCTCGAAAAGGGACTGGCACAAGCCAAGGCAAAgcgaaaggagaagaagtggACAAGAAAGTAG